In a single window of the Allobranchiibius huperziae genome:
- a CDS encoding dienelactone hydrolase family protein — translation MMIEVQAASGPAEAWVSTPDGGGTHPGVLFYMDAIGLRPRLHEMADRIASWGYVVLVPNVFYRDGTAAQTSPAGELDSDEARTAFFEKAMPRVHGLTPDQSRPDTDAWLEALTSRDDVSTPVGVVGYCMGARLAVRAAGDHPDLVAACAGFHGGGLVTEDADSPHASLSTARAEFVFGHADNDRSMTPENVRTLGEALDDAHLTASNEVYTGAPHGYSMSDTAAYDHEATERSFSELRAVLDRTLR, via the coding sequence ATGATGATCGAAGTGCAGGCAGCGTCCGGTCCGGCCGAGGCATGGGTGTCCACGCCGGACGGGGGCGGCACCCACCCCGGCGTGCTCTTCTACATGGACGCCATCGGCCTGAGGCCGCGGTTGCACGAGATGGCCGACCGGATCGCCTCATGGGGATACGTCGTCCTGGTGCCGAACGTCTTCTACCGCGACGGTACGGCCGCGCAGACGTCACCCGCCGGGGAGCTCGACTCCGATGAGGCCCGCACCGCGTTCTTCGAGAAGGCGATGCCTCGCGTGCACGGGCTCACTCCCGACCAGTCGCGCCCGGACACCGACGCGTGGCTCGAAGCACTGACATCCCGGGACGACGTGAGCACCCCGGTGGGCGTCGTCGGTTACTGCATGGGCGCACGTCTCGCCGTCCGCGCCGCCGGCGACCACCCCGACCTGGTCGCCGCGTGCGCGGGATTCCACGGCGGGGGACTGGTGACCGAGGACGCGGACAGCCCGCACGCCAGCCTGTCGACGGCGCGCGCGGAGTTCGTCTTCGGGCACGCCGACAACGACCGTTCGATGACGCCGGAGAACGTGCGCACTCTCGGCGAGGCGCTGGACGATGCACACCTCACCGCGAGCAACGAGGTCTACACCGGCGCGCCGCACGGCTACTCGATGTCCGACACGGCGGCCTACGACCACGAGGCCACGGAGCGGTCGTTCAGCGAACTGCGCGCCGTGCTGGACCGCACCCTGCGCTGA
- the mshC gene encoding cysteine--1-D-myo-inosityl 2-amino-2-deoxy-alpha-D-glucopyranoside ligase, producing MKSWPSPKIPTIEGSGQDLRLHNPVTGALDTVELRDDTARMYVCGITPYDATHLGHAATYVTFDLAARVWLDAGRQVLYVQNVTDIDDPLLERAARDGIDWRDLAHREVSLFQDDMTALRVLAPDHFVSVVETMPRHVDVVSRLLASGAAYTVAIPEGDDALDGAADVYLDVSQQSSFGDVSGWDRAQMMSVFADRGGDPDRAGKRDQLDPLLWRGAREGEPSWDGGAVGPGRPGWHVECTTIALDHLGMGFELQGGGTDLRFPHHEMSAVQAVALTGDKPFAEHYARQAMVGYDGEKMSKSKGNLVRVSELTRAGHDPMAVRLVLLDQHYRTEWEYTPELLAAAEQRLERWRAAVTRGADEGAEVLVDGIRRALCDDLDAPRALQLIDEWCTAATADGGSPAVARAVDALLGIAL from the coding sequence GTGAAGTCGTGGCCCTCTCCGAAGATTCCCACCATCGAGGGCAGCGGCCAGGACCTGAGGTTGCACAACCCGGTCACCGGTGCGCTCGACACCGTCGAGCTGCGCGACGACACCGCCCGGATGTACGTCTGCGGGATCACGCCGTACGACGCCACGCACCTCGGTCACGCCGCGACGTACGTGACCTTCGACCTGGCGGCTCGCGTCTGGCTCGACGCCGGGCGCCAGGTGCTCTACGTGCAGAACGTCACCGACATCGACGACCCGCTCCTGGAGCGCGCCGCCCGCGACGGCATCGACTGGCGCGACCTCGCTCACCGTGAGGTGTCGCTCTTCCAGGACGACATGACGGCGTTGCGGGTGCTCGCGCCGGACCACTTCGTCAGCGTGGTCGAGACGATGCCGCGGCACGTCGACGTTGTCAGCCGACTGCTCGCCTCCGGCGCGGCGTACACCGTTGCGATCCCCGAGGGCGACGACGCGTTGGACGGCGCGGCCGACGTCTACCTCGACGTGTCCCAGCAGTCGTCGTTCGGCGACGTCAGCGGATGGGACCGCGCCCAGATGATGTCCGTCTTCGCCGACCGTGGGGGAGACCCCGACCGTGCCGGCAAGCGTGACCAGCTCGATCCCCTCTTGTGGCGTGGTGCCCGTGAGGGCGAGCCGTCGTGGGACGGCGGCGCGGTCGGCCCGGGTCGCCCGGGCTGGCACGTGGAGTGCACCACCATCGCGCTCGACCACCTCGGCATGGGTTTCGAGCTGCAGGGCGGCGGGACCGACCTGCGCTTCCCGCACCACGAGATGAGTGCGGTGCAGGCCGTGGCACTCACCGGTGACAAGCCGTTCGCCGAGCACTACGCCCGTCAGGCCATGGTCGGCTACGACGGCGAGAAGATGAGCAAGTCCAAGGGCAACCTGGTGCGGGTGTCGGAGCTGACCCGCGCCGGGCACGACCCGATGGCGGTGCGCCTCGTGCTGCTCGACCAGCACTACCGCACCGAATGGGAGTACACCCCCGAGCTGCTCGCTGCGGCCGAGCAGCGGCTCGAGCGTTGGCGGGCCGCGGTGACCCGCGGTGCGGATGAAGGCGCCGAAGTGCTCGTCGACGGCATCCGTCGCGCGCTCTGCGACGACCTGGACGCGCCGCGTGCACTGCAGCTGATCGACGAATGGTGCACGGCGGCCACTGCAGACGGCGGTTCGCCGGCGGTGGCGCGGGCCGTCGACGCGCTGCTCGGCATCGCCCTCTGA
- a CDS encoding SCO1664 family protein translates to MPTATDASSDDILAILGEGELEIEGRLVDASNVALRVWAGIDDPIAAVYKPIRGERPLWDFPDDSLAAREVAAFTVSDVGGWDLVPPTVLREGPLGAGSVQQWVGPLDERPDHELLRVDRGSDVPEGYVPIWSVLDDYDRSQIVSHSTTQALRDLAVLDAVMNNADRKASAIIVDEGRVWAIDQGLCFNSAPKLRTCLWGFAGDPIDQENLLRLERLATFLREDKPLEGLLTEVELEALRSRCARLLREETYPKVPEGRTPLPWPLW, encoded by the coding sequence GTGCCAACGGCTACCGACGCTAGCTCCGACGACATCCTCGCGATTCTGGGCGAGGGCGAGTTGGAGATCGAGGGCCGGTTGGTCGACGCCTCCAACGTCGCACTGCGGGTCTGGGCCGGCATCGACGACCCGATCGCCGCTGTCTACAAGCCGATTCGCGGGGAGCGTCCCTTGTGGGACTTCCCGGATGACTCCCTGGCCGCCCGCGAGGTGGCGGCGTTCACGGTGTCCGACGTCGGCGGCTGGGACCTCGTGCCTCCGACGGTCCTGCGCGAAGGCCCCCTCGGTGCGGGCTCGGTGCAGCAGTGGGTCGGTCCGCTGGACGAACGGCCCGATCACGAGCTGTTGCGGGTCGACCGGGGCTCGGACGTGCCCGAGGGCTACGTGCCCATCTGGTCGGTGCTCGACGACTACGACCGGTCCCAGATCGTGTCGCACTCGACCACTCAGGCGCTACGCGACCTCGCCGTGCTCGACGCGGTCATGAACAACGCGGACCGCAAGGCCAGCGCGATCATCGTGGACGAGGGCCGGGTGTGGGCGATCGACCAGGGACTCTGCTTCAACTCCGCACCGAAGCTGCGGACCTGCCTCTGGGGTTTCGCCGGCGACCCGATCGACCAGGAGAACCTGCTGCGCCTGGAGCGGCTCGCGACGTTCCTGCGGGAGGACAAACCCCTCGAAGGACTGCTGACGGAGGTCGAGCTCGAGGCCCTGCGGTCACGGTGTGCCCGGCTGCTGCGGGAGGAGACCTACCCGAAGGTGCCTGAGGGGCGTACACCTCTTCCGTGGCCGCTCTGGTGA
- a CDS encoding DUF3090 domain-containing protein: MRLLEFEHPDRFVAGTVGPPGGRTFFLQAVQGRAVVSVSLEKEQVAVLAERVNDLLDEVDATADVPQAPQDNDPLSTPIDDEFRVSTMSLAWEADRKVVIIECHDREVSLEPDETGADLVEVTEPDASLMRVVLRPELAREFARRSLAAVASGRPPCPFCGEPLEPTGHVCPRANGYRR; encoded by the coding sequence ATGCGTTTGTTGGAGTTCGAGCACCCGGACCGGTTCGTGGCCGGCACCGTGGGCCCACCCGGAGGACGCACCTTCTTCCTGCAGGCCGTCCAGGGCCGCGCTGTGGTGTCCGTGTCGCTGGAGAAGGAGCAGGTGGCGGTGCTCGCCGAGCGCGTCAACGACCTGCTCGACGAGGTCGACGCGACCGCCGACGTCCCGCAGGCTCCGCAGGACAACGACCCGCTGAGCACGCCCATCGACGACGAGTTCCGGGTCAGCACCATGAGCCTGGCGTGGGAGGCCGACCGCAAGGTGGTCATCATCGAGTGCCACGACCGCGAGGTGTCACTCGAACCCGACGAGACCGGCGCCGACCTCGTCGAGGTGACCGAGCCGGACGCGAGCCTGATGCGGGTCGTCCTTCGACCCGAGTTGGCACGCGAGTTCGCCCGCCGCAGCCTGGCCGCCGTCGCGAGCGGCCGTCCGCCGTGCCCGTTCTGTGGAGAACCCCTCGAACCCACCGGCCATGTCTGCCCCCGTGCCAACGGCTACCGACGCTAG
- a CDS encoding histidine phosphatase family protein, translating to MATLLLLRHGRSSANTAGVLAGWTPDVHLDDTGREQVKRLSEQLADLPLARIVSSPLERCQETAAAVAAPHAGLQVETDEDLGECKYGAWTGRKISELAKEPLWRTVQDHPAGAVFPPSEDFESESLAGMHARAVAAVRRLDAEIEAQHGNQAVWCAVSHGDVIKAILADALGLHLDQFQRIMTGPASLSVVRYTPNRPFVVRVNDQARDVADLMPTKQESSGDATPGGSTGVPVESDQDTATTGSDSAGGAAGHDTVATGSTGSSAVDVAD from the coding sequence ATGGCGACCCTTCTGCTCCTTCGCCACGGCCGCAGTTCGGCCAATACTGCCGGTGTCCTTGCCGGTTGGACACCCGACGTCCACCTCGACGACACCGGCCGGGAGCAGGTCAAGCGGCTGTCCGAGCAGCTCGCGGACCTCCCGCTGGCGCGCATCGTCTCCAGTCCGCTCGAACGCTGCCAGGAGACGGCCGCCGCCGTGGCCGCTCCCCACGCCGGTCTCCAGGTCGAGACCGACGAGGACCTGGGGGAGTGCAAGTACGGCGCGTGGACCGGCCGCAAGATCTCCGAGCTCGCCAAGGAACCGCTGTGGCGCACCGTGCAGGACCACCCGGCGGGTGCCGTCTTCCCTCCTTCTGAGGACTTCGAGTCCGAATCGCTGGCGGGGATGCACGCCCGCGCGGTCGCCGCGGTACGACGGTTGGACGCGGAGATCGAGGCCCAGCACGGCAACCAGGCGGTCTGGTGCGCGGTCTCGCACGGTGACGTGATCAAGGCGATCCTGGCGGACGCGCTCGGACTGCACCTCGACCAGTTCCAGCGGATCATGACGGGCCCGGCGTCGCTGTCGGTGGTGCGCTACACCCCGAACCGGCCGTTCGTCGTACGCGTCAACGACCAGGCGCGCGACGTCGCGGATCTCATGCCGACCAAGCAGGAGTCCAGCGGTGACGCCACCCCCGGTGGCTCCACCGGAGTCCCGGTGGAGTCCGATCAGGACACGGCGACGACCGGCTCCGACAGCGCGGGCGGGGCCGCAGGTCACGACACGGTCGCGACCGGGTCCACCGGGTCATCTGCCGTCGATGTCGCCGATTAG
- a CDS encoding LLM class F420-dependent oxidoreductase: MRLGLNLGYWGTTGTDDLESMVTLSREADRQGYAVAWLAEAYGSDIPSLAGYLAAHTPQMGWGSAIMQIPARTPAMTAMTAATLDRITGGKFHLGLGVSGPQVSEGWHGVRFNDPLGRTREYVEIIRAAFARKNVEHEGKHFQLPLPDGPGKALRLLLLPERPNVPIYLASIGPKNLQLTGEIADGWLGIFVSPEYVGEQLAAILAGRQKAGHDDLAGFDVAASVSVSVDDDLDVAADRLRANAALYIGGMGSRDKNFYNKLAVRMGFEQEAGTVQDLYLQRQHREAAAAVPRDFIDQTSLIGPRDRIAQRLHRYAEAGVTTINVAPVGDTLEDRLATLVLMREVLDGEGLAD, translated from the coding sequence ATGCGACTTGGGCTCAACCTCGGCTACTGGGGCACGACCGGCACGGACGACCTGGAGAGCATGGTGACCCTCTCGCGCGAGGCGGATCGCCAGGGGTACGCCGTGGCGTGGCTCGCCGAGGCGTACGGCTCCGACATCCCCTCCCTCGCGGGGTACCTCGCAGCGCACACCCCGCAGATGGGGTGGGGCAGCGCCATCATGCAGATCCCGGCGCGGACACCCGCGATGACCGCGATGACCGCCGCCACGCTCGACCGGATCACCGGTGGGAAGTTCCACCTGGGGCTCGGCGTGTCCGGTCCGCAGGTCAGCGAGGGCTGGCACGGCGTGCGCTTCAACGATCCGCTGGGCCGCACGAGGGAGTACGTCGAGATCATCCGGGCGGCGTTCGCCCGCAAGAACGTCGAGCACGAGGGCAAGCACTTCCAGCTGCCCCTGCCCGACGGCCCGGGCAAGGCACTGCGCCTGCTCCTGCTGCCTGAGCGCCCCAACGTGCCGATCTACCTCGCATCGATCGGCCCCAAGAACCTGCAGCTGACCGGCGAGATCGCCGACGGCTGGCTCGGCATCTTCGTCAGCCCCGAGTACGTCGGCGAGCAGCTCGCCGCGATCCTGGCCGGCCGTCAGAAGGCCGGTCACGACGACCTGGCCGGTTTCGACGTCGCCGCCTCCGTGAGCGTGAGCGTCGACGACGACCTGGACGTCGCGGCTGACCGGCTGCGCGCGAACGCCGCCCTCTACATCGGCGGGATGGGCTCGCGGGACAAGAACTTCTACAACAAGCTCGCCGTGCGGATGGGCTTCGAGCAGGAGGCCGGCACGGTGCAGGACCTCTACCTGCAGCGCCAGCACCGCGAGGCCGCCGCAGCCGTCCCACGGGACTTCATCGACCAGACCTCGCTGATCGGGCCGCGCGACCGCATCGCGCAGCGGCTGCACCGGTACGCCGAGGCGGGCGTCACGACCATCAACGTCGCGCCGGTCGGCGACACGCTCGAGGATCGGCTGGCCACCCTGGTGCTCATGCGCGAGGTGCTCGACGGCGAGGGTCTCGCCGACTGA